A stretch of the Desulfobacter sp. genome encodes the following:
- a CDS encoding IS256 family transposase, protein MTEENTEFDFQKALKGIQEGKPFTGKGGVLTSLIKNLAEAALEGELESHLGQEVSANRRNGKSKKTIKSLDGKFELKTPRDRAGTFSPQIVKKHQTTLSDEIERKIIALYGLGMSYNDMASHLQEIYGLEISNATLSTITDKIIHTVKEWQARPLENVYPIVWLDAIHYKVRENGKVGSKAVYTILGVNIEGRKEILGLYISENEGANFWLQVLTDLSNRGVKDILIACVDGLKGLPEAIETIFPDTEVQLCVVHQIRNSLKYVGSKNKKEFMANLKRVYKAVNKDLAEEELDILENKWNDKYPIVIKSWRNNWERLSHFFKYPEEIRRIIYTTNTIEAVHRQFRKLTKTKGSFPNQDSLLKLLYMGIQNASKKWTMPIQNWSLTISQLAIFFEGRLDKELGI, encoded by the coding sequence ATGACCGAAGAAAACACCGAATTTGATTTTCAAAAAGCCCTTAAAGGCATCCAGGAAGGTAAACCCTTCACAGGTAAGGGCGGCGTCCTTACATCATTAATCAAAAATCTTGCTGAAGCTGCTCTTGAAGGAGAGTTGGAGTCCCATCTCGGACAGGAAGTTTCTGCCAACCGCCGTAATGGAAAAAGCAAAAAGACCATTAAATCCCTGGATGGTAAATTTGAGCTAAAAACCCCGCGTGACAGGGCCGGAACCTTCTCTCCACAGATCGTCAAAAAACATCAGACAACGCTCAGCGATGAAATTGAAAGAAAGATAATAGCCCTTTACGGCCTGGGCATGAGTTATAATGATATGGCTTCCCATTTACAGGAAATCTATGGACTTGAGATTTCAAATGCCACTCTGAGCACCATTACCGATAAAATCATCCATACCGTCAAAGAATGGCAGGCCAGGCCGTTGGAAAATGTGTACCCAATCGTATGGCTTGATGCCATACATTATAAAGTACGAGAAAACGGAAAGGTCGGCAGCAAAGCCGTTTACACAATTCTTGGGGTGAATATCGAGGGCCGCAAAGAGATTCTTGGGCTGTACATATCCGAGAATGAGGGTGCGAACTTCTGGCTGCAGGTGTTAACAGACCTTTCAAACCGAGGGGTAAAAGATATCCTGATTGCCTGTGTTGATGGTCTAAAAGGTTTACCCGAGGCCATTGAGACCATATTCCCGGACACAGAAGTTCAACTCTGCGTAGTCCACCAGATCCGAAATTCATTGAAATACGTTGGTTCCAAAAATAAAAAAGAATTTATGGCAAATCTAAAACGTGTTTATAAAGCGGTCAATAAGGATCTGGCCGAAGAAGAACTGGATATCTTGGAAAATAAATGGAATGACAAATACCCGATTGTGATAAAATCCTGGCGGAACAACTGGGAACGCCTCAGTCATTTCTTTAAATATCCAGAAGAGATTCGACGGATAATATACACCACAAATACCATTGAGGCTGTGCATCGACAGTTTCGAAAACTGACCAAAACAAAGGGATCATTCCCGAACCAGGACAGCCTGTTAAAGCTGCTTTACATGGGGATCCAGAACGCCAGTAAAAAATGGACAATGCCGATTCAAAATTGGTCACTGACAATTTCCCAGTTGGCAATTTTCTTTGAAGGCCGGCTGGATAAAGAGCTGGGAATTTGA
- a CDS encoding tyrosine-type recombinase/integrase: MGEILSLKWDQVSLKHRRIELEADQTKDNEKRFVPIPDTLSECLVKISRALHDDHVFLCKRKALKSIRASLKKACETVGIPYSRNTKNGITPHDL, from the coding sequence ATGGGTGAAATTTTATCGTTAAAATGGGATCAGGTGAGCCTGAAGCACCGCAGAATTGAACTTGAGGCCGACCAAACCAAAGACAATGAAAAACGGTTTGTTCCTATCCCTGACACCCTGTCTGAATGTCTGGTGAAAATTTCCAGGGCATTGCATGATGACCATGTTTTTCTATGCAAGAGAAAAGCCTTGAAAAGTATTCGGGCCAGCTTAAAAAAGGCCTGTGAGACTGTTGGGATTCCTTACAGCAGGAACACCAAAAATGGGATCACACCCCACGACCTGTGA